A region of Paenibacillus thiaminolyticus DNA encodes the following proteins:
- a CDS encoding exonuclease SbcCD subunit D: MRILHTADWHFGRTLEGRSRLEEQAAFVDELVTMTEEERVDLVLIAGDVYDSVNPPAAAEQLFYEGVARLSDGGRRPIVIISGNHDHPERLSASAPLVGERGVILIGQPSLDAVVVPCARSGEEAVIAALPYPSEARLGELLSDEAEEQAVRRAYSARVSQLLARQAQRFRPTAVNLAMSHLYVLGGAESDSERPIQVGGAYTVDPSAFACQGAPAVPQYTALGHLHRPQYVKGPGVIRYSGSPLAYSFSEAGQAKSVTLLDLAPGSEAMPEERYLSSGRPLAEWNARGGYEEVMRWIEEGRDSRAWLDVSLTLTEALTMEQIQKLRRAHDGIVHIRPVYAEAEREAEDEVRLSELPVQEMFRRFYERQTGGAQPDDALVACFLELIESEAEEKEESA, encoded by the coding sequence ATGCGTATTTTACATACCGCGGATTGGCATTTCGGGCGGACGCTGGAAGGGCGGAGCCGTCTGGAGGAGCAGGCGGCGTTCGTAGACGAACTGGTTACGATGACGGAGGAGGAGCGGGTCGATCTCGTTCTGATCGCGGGGGATGTCTATGATTCGGTCAATCCTCCGGCTGCCGCGGAGCAGTTGTTCTATGAGGGGGTGGCCCGCTTGTCGGACGGGGGCCGCCGCCCAATTGTCATTATTTCCGGCAATCACGATCATCCGGAACGGTTATCTGCCTCGGCGCCGCTAGTCGGGGAGCGGGGCGTTATCCTTATCGGGCAGCCGTCGCTGGATGCGGTCGTCGTGCCGTGCGCGCGGTCGGGGGAGGAAGCGGTCATCGCGGCTCTGCCGTACCCGTCGGAAGCGCGGCTGGGCGAGCTGTTGTCGGATGAGGCCGAGGAGCAGGCGGTGCGCCGGGCCTACAGCGCCCGCGTGTCGCAATTACTGGCGCGGCAGGCGCAGCGGTTCCGGCCCACGGCGGTCAATCTCGCCATGAGCCATCTGTATGTGCTGGGCGGGGCGGAGTCCGACTCGGAGCGCCCGATTCAGGTCGGGGGCGCATATACGGTCGATCCGTCCGCCTTCGCCTGCCAGGGCGCACCGGCTGTGCCCCAATATACGGCGCTGGGGCATTTGCACCGGCCCCAGTATGTCAAGGGACCGGGCGTCATCCGCTACAGCGGCTCCCCGCTCGCTTACAGCTTCTCGGAGGCCGGGCAGGCGAAGTCGGTGACGCTGCTCGATCTGGCGCCCGGTTCAGAAGCGATGCCCGAGGAGCGCTATCTGTCGTCCGGCCGTCCGCTTGCGGAATGGAATGCCCGCGGAGGCTATGAGGAAGTGATGCGCTGGATCGAGGAAGGGCGCGACAGCCGCGCCTGGCTGGATGTGAGCCTGACGCTGACCGAGGCGCTGACGATGGAGCAGATTCAGAAGCTGCGCCGCGCTCATGACGGCATCGTTCATATCCGGCCGGTATATGCGGAAGCGGAACGGGAGGCGGAGGACGAGGTGCGGCTGAGCGAGCTGCCGGTGCAGGAGATGTTCCGCCGCTTCTATGAGCGGCAGACCGGCGGCGCTCAGCCGGATGATGCGCTTGTCGCCTGCTTCCTCGAGCTGATTGAATCTGAAGCCGAAGAGAAGGAGGAGAGCGCATGA
- a CDS encoding AAA family ATPase translates to MKPIELRLAGLQSYRDEQRIDFEKLCETGLFGIFGPTGSGKSSILDAVTLALYGKVERAAGGTQGILNQMENTLSVSLTFALHGAAGKRTFRVERRFKRTGDVTVGSTLTRFIELRPEGDIVLADKLADVNRCVEEQIGLKMDDFTRAVVLPQGKFAEFLSLKGSERRQMLQRLFSLEKYGDELAARLARRVKETDVRLKTCLAEQQGLGDASVEAVREAETALAAAVRHAEEARAARLEAERVHRELAELRERLQEQERLLARRGELEQEAPKRAAERTELQRAREAEELLPYVTELEELEARLQKASAGHEAARAAAAAAAERAAQAIRAADDALRRKEADEPELMSRHARLQEAVRLYQDSVRLREEAEQWTAKRTEAAGRAERAGAEAARAREMLRKAADRQAELREAMQAREKPPEERDRFQQAVSERQLLTVQHGRCRELEDSSGKLAARAEQAGQTWLELLQTLTGHVLAGQAVALEGLRIQSAWQRLHAQASDALEEAERELAAARERQWQQAAEEMAAKLASRLENGQPCPVCGSTCHAHPAQMPAASEAVREGWAEWEEAREKRREAVRLAEQGTERCAGAVRQWSERLAELNSRLRPMLLLWEEGAASLPSAAAQMAAALEEGVPVPGEPDGPGSPGGEEADASLEAAIVSLQKQAAAWERGMEQSLHRITDSQWELQQTWSAYESAEAARREGETEWKRAGSEYARSAERWAARYELAGWSFGEMDAIVERWREDEAFVNDCRARLDKGAVYVEEMQQRLRQLEADSQQAELQRVQAESELNGVNRLLSEYGQRLEPWAGGPPIERQAAEAEAQLHALREHAARTAKEAEAARQAQGEAERIAALAEQQRADLGERADAARGRLAVKLAASSFEAAGEVMAARRSPEHCLELEGGLAAYDEEQRDLQARLARLEEQLGGRTVSAVEWQEAKERWELAVERDEAALGSRARAERDAEHIRSKHERWMVLEGERVRAEEQLGRLQQLQSIFRGNAFVEFIAEEQLMQVSRAASERLKNLTKQRYALEVDSGGGFVIRDDGNGGVRRPVSTLSGGETFLTSLALALALSAQIQLRGMYPLEFFFLDEGFGTLDPELLDTVVTALEKLHHDRLAVGVISHVPELRARLARKLTVLPAELTGSGSRIRMEEAD, encoded by the coding sequence ATGAAGCCGATCGAATTGAGGCTGGCCGGACTGCAGAGTTATCGCGATGAGCAGCGGATCGATTTCGAGAAGCTGTGCGAGACCGGGCTGTTCGGTATTTTCGGTCCGACGGGAAGCGGCAAATCATCCATTCTCGACGCGGTGACGTTGGCGCTGTACGGCAAGGTCGAGCGTGCGGCCGGCGGAACGCAAGGAATTCTGAACCAGATGGAGAACACGCTGTCGGTCTCCCTCACCTTCGCTCTCCATGGCGCGGCCGGCAAGCGCACGTTCCGGGTCGAGCGGCGCTTCAAGCGCACCGGTGACGTGACGGTGGGCAGCACCTTGACTCGCTTCATCGAACTCCGCCCGGAAGGTGATATCGTGCTGGCGGACAAGCTGGCGGATGTGAACCGCTGCGTGGAAGAGCAAATCGGGCTGAAGATGGACGATTTCACACGGGCGGTTGTGCTGCCCCAGGGTAAATTCGCCGAGTTCCTCTCCTTGAAGGGAAGCGAGCGCCGTCAGATGCTGCAGCGGCTGTTCTCCCTTGAGAAATACGGCGATGAGCTGGCCGCCCGGTTGGCTCGCCGCGTGAAGGAAACGGATGTCCGCTTGAAGACGTGCCTGGCCGAGCAGCAAGGGCTGGGCGACGCCTCCGTAGAAGCTGTCCGCGAGGCGGAGACTGCGCTTGCCGCTGCGGTCCGCCACGCTGAGGAGGCTAGAGCCGCCCGTCTGGAAGCGGAACGGGTTCACCGTGAGCTGGCCGAGCTGCGGGAACGCCTTCAGGAGCAGGAGCGGCTGCTCGCCAGACGGGGCGAATTGGAGCAGGAGGCGCCGAAGCGCGCGGCGGAGCGGACGGAGCTGCAGCGGGCACGGGAAGCGGAGGAACTGCTCCCTTATGTAACCGAGCTGGAAGAGCTGGAAGCGCGGCTCCAGAAGGCGTCGGCCGGTCATGAGGCGGCTCGGGCCGCCGCGGCAGCAGCTGCGGAGCGGGCGGCGCAGGCGATTCGGGCGGCTGATGATGCGCTCCGGCGCAAGGAAGCTGATGAGCCGGAGCTGATGAGCCGCCATGCTCGCCTGCAGGAAGCGGTCCGCCTGTATCAGGACAGCGTCCGGCTGCGGGAAGAGGCGGAGCAGTGGACCGCGAAGCGGACCGAGGCCGCCGGCCGGGCAGAGCGGGCGGGAGCGGAAGCGGCCCGGGCCCGCGAGATGCTGCGGAAGGCGGCCGATCGGCAGGCGGAACTGCGCGAAGCGATGCAGGCGCGCGAGAAGCCGCCCGAGGAACGGGACCGGTTCCAGCAAGCGGTGAGCGAGCGGCAGCTCCTGACCGTGCAGCACGGCCGGTGCCGGGAGCTGGAGGACAGCTCCGGCAAGCTGGCCGCTCGGGCGGAGCAGGCCGGGCAGACGTGGCTCGAGCTGCTGCAGACGTTAACCGGCCATGTGCTGGCCGGACAGGCGGTGGCGCTGGAGGGCCTGCGGATCCAATCGGCGTGGCAGCGGCTGCATGCTCAGGCAAGCGATGCGCTGGAGGAAGCGGAACGCGAGCTGGCGGCCGCGAGGGAGCGGCAGTGGCAGCAGGCGGCCGAGGAGATGGCTGCCAAGCTGGCTTCCCGGCTGGAGAATGGCCAGCCCTGCCCGGTCTGCGGCTCGACGTGCCATGCTCATCCGGCGCAGATGCCTGCCGCTTCTGAAGCGGTCCGCGAAGGTTGGGCGGAATGGGAGGAAGCGAGAGAGAAGCGGCGGGAGGCCGTGAGACTGGCCGAGCAGGGCACAGAGCGCTGCGCCGGCGCGGTGCGCCAATGGAGCGAGCGTCTGGCGGAGCTGAACAGCCGGCTCCGGCCGATGCTGCTCCTTTGGGAAGAGGGCGCGGCCTCCCTGCCGTCAGCGGCGGCGCAGATGGCGGCCGCCTTGGAGGAAGGCGTTCCGGTTCCGGGGGAACCGGACGGGCCTGGCAGCCCTGGCGGGGAAGAAGCGGATGCCTCCTTGGAGGCGGCGATAGTAAGCCTCCAGAAGCAGGCCGCTGCCTGGGAACGCGGCATGGAGCAGAGTCTGCACCGGATTACGGATAGCCAGTGGGAGCTGCAGCAGACCTGGTCGGCATATGAATCGGCCGAGGCGGCCCGGCGGGAAGGCGAGACAGAATGGAAGCGGGCCGGGTCCGAATATGCCCGTTCGGCGGAGCGGTGGGCAGCCCGGTATGAGCTGGCCGGCTGGAGCTTCGGGGAGATGGATGCGATCGTCGAACGTTGGCGTGAGGATGAAGCGTTCGTGAATGATTGCCGGGCCCGGCTGGACAAAGGGGCCGTCTATGTCGAGGAGATGCAGCAGCGGTTGCGTCAGCTCGAAGCGGACAGCCAGCAGGCGGAGCTGCAGCGTGTTCAGGCAGAGTCCGAGCTCAATGGCGTCAACCGGCTGCTGTCCGAGTACGGGCAGCGGCTGGAGCCGTGGGCAGGCGGCCCGCCGATTGAGCGGCAGGCCGCAGAGGCGGAGGCGCAGCTGCACGCGCTGCGGGAACATGCCGCCCGTACCGCCAAAGAAGCGGAAGCGGCGCGCCAGGCCCAAGGAGAGGCGGAACGGATCGCGGCGCTGGCGGAGCAGCAGCGGGCCGATCTGGGCGAGCGCGCGGACGCTGCGCGAGGGCGTCTGGCGGTGAAGCTGGCGGCTTCCTCGTTCGAGGCTGCCGGTGAAGTGATGGCGGCGCGCCGCAGCCCGGAACACTGCCTGGAGTTGGAAGGCGGGCTGGCGGCATATGACGAGGAACAGCGCGATCTTCAGGCGCGGTTGGCCCGGCTGGAGGAGCAGCTAGGCGGCCGTACGGTCTCCGCCGTCGAGTGGCAGGAAGCGAAGGAGCGGTGGGAGCTGGCGGTCGAACGCGATGAAGCGGCGCTCGGAAGCCGTGCCCGAGCCGAACGCGACGCCGAGCATATCCGGAGCAAGCATGAGCGCTGGATGGTGCTCGAGGGCGAGCGGGTACGCGCGGAGGAGCAGTTGGGAAGACTCCAGCAGCTGCAGAGCATATTCCGGGGCAACGCCTTCGTCGAGTTCATCGCGGAGGAGCAGTTGATGCAGGTAAGCCGGGCAGCGTCGGAACGGCTGAAAAACTTGACCAAGCAGCGGTATGCGCTCGAAGTCGATTCGGGCGGCGGCTTCGTCATCCGGGACGACGGCAATGGAGGCGTCCGGCGGCCGGTCTCAACGTTGTCCGGGGGCGAGACCTTCCTGACCTCCTTGGCGCTGGCGCTGGCTTTGTCGGCCCAGATTCAATTGAGAGGAATGTATCCGCTCGAATTTTTCTTCTTGGATGAAGGGTTCGGTACGCTCGACCCTGAGCTGCTCGACACCGTCGTCACCGCGCTAGAGAAGCTTCATCACGATCGGCTGGCGGTCGGGGTTATCAGCCATGTGCCTGAGCTTCGGGCCCGCTTGGCGCGCAAGCTGACCGTCCTGCCTGCGGAGCTGACCGGTTCGGGCTCGCGCATTCGGATGGAAGAAGCGGATTGA
- a CDS encoding alpha/beta hydrolase, whose amino-acid sequence MSSPHDQPRRRRGIRILIGAAAVLLVLAAALAIYLRPYPAGTKAEQAMAPGEDVTVTKEDGVLRFETTAEPVANFIFYPGGLVQPESYAVLARSLAAQGVNTYIIEMPLNLAVLDIQGAKRALPLLNPRGINIIGGHSLGGTMAAEYTKNNTFNVQGIVFLASYPKSDISHLNIPVLSIYGSQDGVLDLEQYTNSKSYMPDSFVERVIEGGNHAQFGDYGIQKKDKGATISDDEQIQETAGTLVDWIAALNASGT is encoded by the coding sequence ATGTCTTCACCCCATGACCAGCCGAGGCGCCGCAGAGGGATTCGCATCCTTATCGGGGCCGCCGCCGTCCTGCTTGTGCTTGCCGCCGCTCTCGCCATCTATTTGCGCCCTTACCCTGCGGGCACGAAGGCGGAGCAGGCCATGGCTCCCGGCGAAGATGTCACCGTCACGAAGGAAGACGGCGTGCTGCGGTTCGAGACGACAGCCGAGCCGGTGGCTAACTTCATCTTCTATCCGGGAGGATTGGTCCAGCCGGAAAGCTACGCGGTGCTTGCACGCTCCTTAGCCGCCCAAGGGGTCAATACGTATATTATCGAGATGCCGCTCAACCTGGCTGTGCTCGATATCCAGGGCGCCAAGCGCGCACTTCCGCTGTTGAATCCCCGCGGGATCAATATTATCGGCGGTCATTCGCTCGGCGGTACGATGGCGGCTGAGTATACGAAGAACAATACGTTCAACGTTCAGGGCATCGTGTTTCTGGCCTCATACCCTAAGAGCGACATCAGCCATCTGAACATCCCGGTTCTGTCCATCTACGGCTCCCAGGATGGGGTGCTCGATCTGGAACAGTATACGAACAGCAAATCCTATATGCCGGATTCCTTCGTGGAGCGTGTCATCGAGGGAGGCAATCATGCCCAGTTCGGAGATTACGGCATCCAAAAGAAGGACAAGGGCGCGACCATATCGGACGATGAGCAAATTCAGGAAACGGCCGGCACGCTCGTCGATTGGATCGCAGCGCTAAATGCATCTGGGACGTAA
- a CDS encoding histidine triad nucleotide-binding protein has product MDCIFCKIIEGSIPSKKVLENDHVVAFHDITPQAPVHILIIPKKHIPTMNDLQAEDASLMGEIHLAAQQIARDMGIADSGYRLINNCGKDSGQVVFHLHYHLLGGEPLGALTGPKA; this is encoded by the coding sequence ATGGACTGTATTTTTTGCAAAATTATCGAAGGTTCGATCCCTTCCAAAAAGGTATTGGAAAATGATCATGTCGTCGCCTTTCACGACATTACGCCACAAGCGCCGGTACATATTCTTATTATCCCCAAAAAGCATATCCCAACTATGAACGATCTACAAGCAGAGGATGCTTCCCTGATGGGAGAAATCCACCTGGCTGCACAGCAGATTGCCCGGGATATGGGGATTGCCGATTCAGGCTACCGCCTGATCAATAACTGCGGGAAAGACAGCGGACAGGTTGTGTTCCATCTTCACTACCACCTGTTGGGAGGAGAGCCGCTGGGCGCTCTGACAGGGCCTAAAGCGTAA
- the rpsU gene encoding 30S ribosomal protein S21 produces the protein MSETKVRKNETIDAALRRFKRSIAKDGVLAEVKKRKHYEKPSVKRKKKSEAARKRKF, from the coding sequence GTGTCTGAAACGAAAGTTCGCAAAAACGAGACAATCGATGCTGCACTTCGTCGCTTTAAGCGCTCCATTGCAAAAGATGGCGTATTGGCTGAAGTTAAAAAGCGTAAGCACTATGAAAAGCCAAGCGTTAAGCGCAAGAAGAAGTCCGAGGCTGCCCGCAAGAGAAAGTTTTAG
- a CDS encoding GatB/YqeY domain-containing protein: MDLSQRLNEDMKQAMKSQDKFKLSTIRMVRSAIKNVEIDAKRTLNDDEVLEILGREIKQRKDALQQFESAGRDDLADSLKDEIEILTQYLPAQLSEEEIKEIVQKAIQETGASSKADMGKLMGALMPKVKGRADGKLVNTIVQQYLQ; the protein is encoded by the coding sequence ATGGATCTTAGCCAAAGATTGAACGAAGATATGAAGCAAGCGATGAAAAGTCAAGACAAGTTCAAACTCTCCACCATCCGGATGGTACGTTCAGCGATCAAGAATGTTGAGATAGATGCTAAGAGAACTTTGAATGACGATGAAGTGCTTGAGATTCTAGGTCGTGAAATCAAACAGCGGAAAGATGCCCTCCAACAATTTGAAAGCGCAGGTCGAGACGATTTAGCTGATTCATTGAAAGACGAGATCGAGATTTTGACGCAGTATCTTCCTGCCCAACTTTCCGAAGAAGAAATTAAAGAGATTGTACAGAAGGCTATCCAAGAGACCGGTGCTTCTTCGAAAGCCGACATGGGGAAATTGATGGGTGCCCTGATGCCGAAGGTAAAAGGGCGCGCCGACGGAAAGCTGGTCAATACGATAGTTCAACAATATCTGCAGTAA
- a CDS encoding NfeD family protein, protein MKHPFKHRFAAIGILWLIAAAVLLGMLGPVVSSVQAEGDAVKGSAVVIPIKGTVDPVMKSFLFRALEEAEQLQPDAVIFDMDTPGGYVDVSMELSQRIIGSPARTVVLVHGKAASAGSFLALSANEIAMTPGSAIGSAAMVDSSHKYVDDPKAVALWVSQMVSAAEKNGRDTGVATAMADLQAKVELPQLNRTKQPGEVLSLSVNEAKRAGYLEYEASSVEDLLSKMNLGGAQVIRIEPSGAERLATYLVTPAIATLLLFLGIAGVAIELIVPGFGVPGILGILGFGLYFFGHFIAGLAGVETIVLLLIGLVLLALEMFIPSFGILGILGAISLISGVVRAAYDTGNALMSLGIAFVAAVVVVVIIARVFKHRGIWNRFILKDALTSEQGYVSSTDHMELIGKVGKALTPLRPAGTILLDGHKYDVVTDGSFIAKDEQVVVVTTEGARIVVSPHVGS, encoded by the coding sequence ATGAAACACCCGTTCAAGCATCGATTTGCAGCCATAGGCATTCTATGGCTGATAGCCGCAGCCGTTCTGCTCGGCATGCTGGGACCCGTCGTCTCGTCCGTTCAGGCCGAGGGAGACGCGGTCAAGGGCAGCGCGGTCGTTATTCCAATCAAGGGGACGGTCGATCCGGTCATGAAGTCTTTCCTGTTCCGTGCGCTTGAGGAGGCGGAGCAGCTTCAGCCGGACGCTGTCATTTTCGATATGGATACTCCTGGAGGCTACGTAGATGTATCGATGGAGCTTAGCCAGCGGATCATTGGGAGCCCGGCGCGTACGGTCGTGCTCGTTCACGGCAAGGCGGCTTCGGCGGGCAGCTTCCTGGCCCTCAGCGCGAACGAAATCGCGATGACCCCGGGAAGCGCTATCGGATCTGCGGCAATGGTCGATTCGTCTCACAAGTATGTGGATGATCCGAAGGCCGTCGCGCTGTGGGTCAGCCAGATGGTATCGGCCGCAGAGAAGAATGGCCGGGATACCGGCGTCGCTACGGCGATGGCGGATCTGCAGGCCAAGGTGGAGCTTCCGCAGTTGAACCGCACGAAGCAGCCGGGCGAGGTTCTCTCCCTGAGCGTCAACGAGGCGAAGCGGGCTGGATATTTGGAATATGAAGCCTCTTCCGTAGAGGACTTGCTGTCCAAAATGAATCTCGGCGGGGCCCAAGTCATCCGCATCGAGCCTTCGGGCGCGGAACGGCTCGCGACCTATCTCGTAACGCCGGCGATCGCTACGCTGCTCTTGTTCCTTGGCATCGCCGGCGTCGCGATTGAGCTCATCGTGCCAGGCTTCGGGGTTCCGGGCATTCTCGGCATCCTCGGATTCGGTTTATACTTTTTTGGCCATTTTATTGCCGGACTAGCGGGGGTGGAGACTATCGTATTGCTGCTGATTGGGTTAGTGCTGCTGGCGCTGGAGATGTTCATTCCAAGTTTCGGGATTCTGGGCATCCTAGGTGCGATCAGCTTGATTTCCGGGGTCGTCCGCGCGGCCTACGATACGGGGAACGCGCTCATGTCCTTGGGCATCGCCTTCGTCGCAGCTGTTGTTGTCGTCGTCATTATTGCCCGCGTCTTCAAGCATCGCGGCATCTGGAACCGGTTCATCCTCAAGGATGCGCTTACGTCGGAGCAAGGCTATGTGTCAAGCACCGATCATATGGAGCTGATTGGCAAGGTCGGGAAGGCGCTTACGCCGCTTCGTCCCGCAGGGACCATCCTGCTCGATGGCCATAAATATGATGTGGTGACGGACGGCTCTTTTATCGCGAAGGATGAACAGGTCGTCGTCGTGACGACGGAGGGGGCGCGTATTGTCGTGAGCCCGCATGTAGGTTCTTGA
- the floA gene encoding flotillin-like protein FloA (flotillin-like protein involved in membrane lipid rafts): protein MDPAIVSTLLIGALIVIVLSVFFSFFPVMLWISAIASGVRIGIITLVAMRLRRVTPSRIVNPMIKATKAGLGLSINQLESHYLAGGNVDRVVNALIAAQRANISLEFERAAAIDLAGRDVLQAVQMSVNPRVIETPIVAAVAKDGIEVKVRARVTVRANIDRLVGGAGEETIIARVGEGIVTTVGSSSTHKDVLENPDLISRTVLGKGLDAGTAFEILSIDIADVDVGKNIGAHLQTEQAEADKRIAQAKAEERRAMAVAEEQEMKARVVEMRARVVQSESEVPIAMADALRTGKLGVMDYMNLKNIEADTQMRGTLGKMGENGSDNKSES, encoded by the coding sequence ATGGATCCAGCGATTGTCAGCACCCTGTTAATCGGGGCGCTCATTGTTATTGTTCTGAGTGTGTTTTTCAGCTTTTTCCCGGTTATGCTCTGGATATCCGCCATTGCATCCGGAGTCCGCATCGGCATCATCACGCTCGTGGCGATGCGTCTGCGCCGGGTTACGCCAAGCCGGATCGTCAACCCGATGATCAAGGCGACGAAGGCGGGACTTGGACTGTCTATCAACCAACTGGAGAGCCATTATCTTGCCGGAGGTAATGTTGACCGCGTTGTCAACGCCCTTATTGCGGCGCAGCGGGCCAACATCAGCCTCGAATTCGAGCGTGCGGCCGCGATTGACTTGGCAGGCCGGGATGTTCTGCAGGCCGTGCAAATGAGCGTTAACCCGCGTGTTATCGAGACGCCGATCGTCGCCGCCGTGGCGAAGGACGGCATCGAGGTCAAGGTTCGTGCCCGCGTTACAGTTCGGGCCAACATCGACCGTCTCGTCGGGGGCGCCGGGGAAGAGACGATCATCGCCCGCGTCGGCGAAGGTATCGTTACAACGGTCGGCTCAAGTTCCACGCACAAGGATGTCCTGGAGAATCCGGATCTGATTTCCCGCACCGTGCTCGGCAAAGGTCTTGACGCCGGTACCGCATTTGAAATTTTGTCCATCGATATCGCTGATGTCGACGTAGGCAAGAACATCGGTGCGCATTTGCAGACCGAGCAGGCGGAAGCAGACAAGCGCATCGCTCAGGCGAAGGCGGAGGAACGCCGTGCGATGGCGGTCGCGGAAGAGCAGGAGATGAAGGCACGCGTCGTCGAGATGCGCGCTCGAGTCGTTCAGTCCGAATCTGAGGTTCCGATCGCGATGGCGGATGCTCTTCGTACAGGCAAGCTCGGGGTCATGGATTACATGAACTTGAAAAATATCGAAGCCGATACCCAAATGCGCGGCACGCTCGGCAAAATGGGCGAGAACGGCAGCGACAACAAATCGGAAAGCTAG
- the yqfC gene encoding sporulation protein YqfC, with translation MSRIARKLRQWSVNWFDLPQDMITDMPRLVMTGNRKLVVENHQGILHFSDQHMRLALAAGQLEVYGTNLTIRAIYTEEICIEGVINDIKYHGTGGTL, from the coding sequence ATGAGCCGCATTGCCCGCAAATTGCGCCAGTGGTCCGTAAATTGGTTCGATCTGCCGCAAGATATGATCACGGATATGCCCCGTCTGGTCATGACCGGCAATCGTAAGCTGGTTGTAGAGAATCATCAGGGCATTCTTCACTTCTCCGATCAGCATATGCGTCTCGCCTTGGCAGCGGGCCAACTGGAAGTGTACGGAACCAACTTGACGATTCGCGCCATCTATACCGAGGAAATCTGTATCGAGGGCGTTATCAATGATATCAAGTATCACGGAACGGGGGGAACGTTGTGA